From a single Rosa rugosa chromosome 7, drRosRugo1.1, whole genome shotgun sequence genomic region:
- the LOC133721161 gene encoding 2-methylpropanoate--CoA ligase CCL4-like: MEELKPTPANSSPLTPLGFLDRAATVYGDCPSVIYEDTTYTWSQTHRRCLRVASSISSLGIRRGHVVSVLSPNIPAMYELHFSVPMSGAVLNTINTRLDTRTVSLLLRHSQSKLLFVDHTLSSLVLDALRLFPPNTPTPLLVLIADDDAPAPHPNSDSSPFCATYEEMVESGDPDFQWALPENEWDPMTLNYTSGTTSSPKGVVHCHRGLFIITVNSLLDWAVPRQPVYLWTLPMFHANGWSYPYGIAAVGGTNVCVRKFDARVIYDLIRRHGVTHMCGAPVVLNMLTNVPNSEPLRNPVQIMTAGAPPPAAVLSRTESLGFVVSHGYGLTETAGLVVSCAWKPGWNKLPATERARLKSRQGVRTVAMTRVDVVDPDTGKPVKSDGSSLGEVVLRGGCVMLGYLKDPKGTASCMKDGWFYTGDVAVMHPDGYLEIKDRSKDVIISGGENLSSVEVESVLYTNSAVNEAAVVARPDEFWGETPCAFVSLKDDVGRRPTEKEMIEYCRGKLPNFMVPKTVVFIEELPKTSTGKIQKFVLREMAKALGSTRLSRM; the protein is encoded by the coding sequence ATGGAGGAGCTGAAGCCAACCCCCGCCAACTCATCCCCGCTCACCCCACTCGGCTTCTTAGACCGAGCCGCCACCGTCTACGGCGACTGCCCTTCTGTCATCTACGAAGACACCACCTACACGTGGAGCCAGACCCACCGTCGATGCCTCCGCGTCGCTTCCTCCATCTCCTCCCTCGGCATCCGACGCGGCCACGTCGTCTCCGTCCTCTCCCCCAACATccccgccatgtacgagctccACTTCTCCGTCCCCATGTCCGGCGCCGTCCTCAACACCATCAACACCCGCCTCGACACCCGCACCGTCTCCCTCCTCCTCCGCCACAGCCAATCCAAGCTCCTCTTCGTCGACCACACCCTCAGCTCCCTCGTCCTCGACGCCCTCCGTCTCTTCCCTCCCAACACCCCCACCCCCCTCCTCGTCCTCATCGCCGACGACGATGCACCCGCACCCCATCCCAACTCCGACTCATCCCCGTTCTGCGCCACGTACGAGGAAATGGTGGAGAGCGGCGATCCGGACTTCCAGTGGGCCCTACCGGAGAACGAGTGGGACCCGATGACGCTGAACTACACTTCCGGCACTACTTCCTCCCCCAAGGGAGTGGTCCACTGCCACAGAGGGCTCTTCATCATCACCGTCAACTCTCTCCTTGACTGGGCAGTACCCAGACAGCCGGTCTATCTATGGACGCTTCCGATGTTCCACGCCAACGGCTGGAGCTACCCTTACGGGATCGCCGCCGTGGGAGGGACCAACGTCTGCGTCCGCAAATTCGACGCGCGTGTCATCTACGACTTGATCAGACGACACGGCGTCACTCACATGTGCGGAGCGCCGGTGGTCCTCAACATGCTGACGAATGTACCGAACAGCGAGCCTTTGAGGAACCCGGTCCAGATCATGACCGCCGGAGCTCCGCCTCCCGCGGCGGTTCTGTCTCGGACTGAGTCGCTGGGATTCGTGGTGAGCCATGGGTACGGGTTGACGGAGACGGCGGGGCTGGTGGTATCGTGCGCGTGGAAGCCGGGGTGGAATAAGTTGCCGGCGACGGAGAGGGCGAGGCTGAAGTCGAGGCAGGGAGTGAGGACGGTGGCCATGACCCGGGTGGACGTGGTGGATCCGGATACGGGTAAGCCGGTTAAAAGCGACGGTTCGTCGCTTGGGGAGGTGGTTCTCAGAGGCGGGTGTGTGATGTTGGGTTATCTGAAAGACCCAAAAGGCACGGCCAGTTGCATGAAAGACGGTTGGTTTTACACCGGCGACGTGGCGGTGATGCACCCGGACGGGTATCTTGAGATCAAGGACAGATCCAAGGACGTGATCATAAGCGGGGGAGAGAACTTGAGCAGCGTGGAGGTGGAGTCGGTTCTCTACACCAACTCCGCGGTGAACGAGGCGGCCGTGGTGGCGAGGCCTGACGAGTTCTGGGGGGAGACGCCGTGCGCGTTTGTGAGCCTGAAAGATGACGTGGGGCGGAGGCCGACGGAGAAGGAGATGATAGAGTACTGCAGAGGAAAGCTGCCGAATTTCATGGTGCCGAAGACGGTGGTGTTTATAGAGGAGCTGCCGAAGACGTCGACGGGGAAGATTCAGAAGTTCGTGCTGAGAGAGATGGCCAAGGCCTTGGGGTCCACAAGGCTGAGTCGGATGTAA
- the LOC133721375 gene encoding ubiquitin-related modifier 1 homolog 2-like — protein sequence MQLTVEFGGGLELLCNSVKIHNVNVELQKAAEKLTMKDLLAWIRTNLIKERPEMFMKGDSVRPGVLALVNDCDWELTGQLDTTLEEKDVVVFISTLHGG from the exons ATGCAGCTGACCGTAGAATTCGG TGGAGGATTAGAGCTTCTTTGTAACTCTGTCAAGATTCATAATGTCAATGTAGAACTGCAAAAGGCAGCAGAAAAG TTAACCATGAAAGATTTACTGGCTTGGATTCGTACTAATTTGATCAAGGAGAGGCCTGAAATGTTTATGAAAGGAGATTCTGT GAGACCTGGTGTTCTAGCCCTTGTGAATGATTGTGATTGGGAGCTGACTGGTCAACTTGATACAACACTAGAGGAAAAGGATGTGGTTGTTTTCATTTCAACCTTGCACGGCGGATAG